CTTCCGCATTCATGTCATCATCTTGAAATTCGGATTTAGGTTCTATATAATTATTGTCGTTTGTTATCATAAGTTTGAATTGTTCTTTAACATTATCATAGTCAACTTTTAGTTTGTTTAAAAGTTTTGTAGTAGGGTCATTTTCATTTCTCAAAATACATAACAGCAAATGCGCTGTATTTATAGAAGAGCTTTGAAATAGTTTAGCTTCTAAAAACGTGGTTTTTAAAGCGCGCTCTGCTTGCCTGGTAAGATGTAAGTTCTTTTTTTGATTAGAAGTTACGGCAATATTTGAGTTTGCAGGGCTTAATATTTCAACTTTACGTCTCAAATGGTTTAAATCAATATCTAAAGCATTCAATATATTAATGGCTTTACCACTGCCGTCACGCAAAAGCCCAAGCATTAAATGTTCAGTGCCAATAAAATCATGGCCTAACCTAAGTGCCTCTTCTTTGCTATATGCAATTACGTCTTTTACTCTTGGGGAAAAATTATCATCCATAATCGTGTCCTTTCTGCATTAAAAATACTAAAACATTTTACTAAAGGCAAAAACTATACCTTAAATTGTCTGTAAGTTGCTAATTGACGAAAAAAACTTTATAATATCAAAACTTTTATGAGCATACTTATTAACTAAAAAACAACCTTAAATTGTTAATAAAAAAAACATGAAAAAGTATGCTTAATAGTCTTACTATGACTGATGAAATTCTTATATTAGCACGTTTTGAAATACTTATAAAAACTAAACTAAATTTTATATGACAGAAGGAGAAAAATTGATTCCTATTAATATAGAAGATGAGATGAAATCGGCTTACATTGATTATTCAATGTCGGTCATTGTGTCACGTGCTTTACCAGATGTAAGAGATGGTTTAAAACCAGTTCACAGACGTGTGCTTTATGGGATGCATGAACTGGGTGTTAGGGCTAATACGGCACATAAAAAATCCGCAAGAATAGTTGGAGAAGTTTTAGGTAAATACCACCCACATGGTGATACGTCTGTTTATGATGCTATGGTTCGTATGGCTCAAGAATGGAGTTTACGTTATATGCTTGTTGACGGGCAAGGGAATTTTGGTTCTATAGATGGAGATAGTCCTGCGGCCATGCGTTATACGGAAGCACGTATGCGCAAAATATCTGAAGACATGTTGGCAGATATTGATAAAGAAACAGTTGATCACAAATTAAATTTTGACGATACTTTACAAGAACCTACTGTGTTGCCGACACGCATTCCAGGGCTTTTAGTTAATGGAGCGTCTGGGATTGCTGTAGGTATGGCTACTAACATGCCTCCGCACAACTTAACCGAAGTCGTTAACGGTACGATTGCTTATATAGAGAATAATGATATTGAAATCGATGAGTTGATTACGCATATTAAAGCTCCCGATTTTCCAACAGGCGGAACTATTTATGGTTACGATGGGGTTAAAGAAGCATTTCATACAGGTCGCGGCAGAATTATGATGCGAGCTAAAACCAATATAGAAGAGGTTAATGGGCGTGAGTGTATTATAGTTGATGAAATTCCTTATCAAGTGAATAAAGCAGACATGATTAAGAAAACTGCTGACTTGGTAAACGATAAAAAACTAGAAGGTATTTCTACTATTCGTGACGAATCTGATAGAAATGGCATGCGTATTGTGTACGTTTTAAAACGTGATGCTATTCCAAACATAGTATTAAATAAACTCTTTAAGTATACAGCTTTACAGTCTTCATTTAGTGTGAATAATATTGCTCTAGTAAATGGACGTCCACAGTTGTTAAACTTAAAAGAATTGATTCATTATTTCGTTGAGCATAGGCATGAAGTTGTTGTAAGACGAACCACTTATGAATTACGAAAAGCGGAAGAACGTGCTCATATTTTAGAAGGATTAATTATTGCTTCGGATAATATTGATGAAGTTATTGCAATTATCAGGGCATCTTCGAATGCTGATGAAGCACGTGAAAACTTAATTAAACGTTTCGAACTTTCAGAAATTCAAGCCAAAGCTATTGTTGAGATGCGTTTGCGTCAGTTGACAGGTTTAGAGCAAGATAAATTACGTTCGGAATATGAAGCCATCATGGAAACGATTACCGACCTTAAAGATATTTTAGACAAGAAAGAACGTCGAATGGATATTATTAAGGAAGAGCTGGAAGTTGTTAGAGATAAATATGGAGATGAGCGTCGTTCGATTATCGAATATGCTGGTGGTGATTTAAGTATTGAAGATATGATTCCTGATGAAAAAGTGGTGATTACCATTTCTCATGCGGGTTATATTAAACGTACATCACTTACAGAATATAAAACTCAAAATAGAGGAGGCGTAGGTCAAAAAGCATCTACGACTCGTAATGAAGATTTCTTAGAACATTTATTTGTAGGGACTAATCACCAGTATATGTTATTCTTTACACAAAAAGGAAAATGTTTCTGGATGCGTGTTTATGAAATCCCTGAAGGTAGTAAAACATCAAAAGGACGCGCTATTCAAAACTTGATAAATATTGAGCAAGATGATAAGGTAATGGCCTTCATTTGTACTCAGGATTTAAAAGATGAAGATTATATTAATAGTCATTATGTGATTATGGCTACTAAGAATGGTCAAGTTAAGAAAACCTCTTTAGAGCAGTATTCACGTCCTAGAACTAATGGAATTAATGCTATTACTATAAAAGAAGATGATGTACTTTTAGAAGCTAGATTAACAACTGGTACTAGCCAAGTCATGTTGGCATTAAAATCTGGAAAAGCAATTCGTTTTGAAGAAGCGAAAACAAGACCTATGGGACGAGGCGCTTCTGGAGTTAGAGGTATTAGACTAGCTAATGACAAAGATGAAGTTATAGGAATGGTAACTATCGAAAACCCACAAGAAGAATCTGTACTAGTAGTTTCTGAGAACGGTTATGGTAAACGTACCTATATTGATGATCCAGAAGATGGAGAGCCAGTATATAGAATTACAAATAGAGGAGGGAAAGGCGTTAAAACCATTTCTATTACAGAGAAAACGGGGAATTTAGTAGCTATAAAAAGTGTAACAGATAATGATGATTTAATGATTATTAATAAATCTGGTATTGCTATACGTATGGTTATAGCAAATTTACGAGTTATGGGAAGAGCCACTCAGGGCGTTAAACTAATCAATTTAAAAGGAAATGATTCTATAGCCGCAGTTGCTAAAGTAATGCATGATGAAGATGAAGTAGAAGTCGAAGACTCTGAAACTATTGAAAACACTGATAATTTGGAGGATGGCACAACTCTTGATAATAATGATGACGATAATAATACCGAAAATTAATAATAATATTTTATAAAATGAGAAAACAGTTAATTATAGCTTTGACCTTTTCTGTAAGCGTATTTGCATTTGCGCAGAAAAAAGAGCTGAAAACAGCAGAAAGAGCTATTAAAGGAACAAAGTATGCAGAGGCAAAAACAGCTTTAAAACAAGCAGAAGCATTAATGTCTAATATGGACGATAAGGCAAAATCAAAGTTTTATTTTTTAAATGGAGAAGCGTTGTATGCAGGAGGTGCAGGATCAATAGCCGATATAGATGCTGCTTTAGTTAACCTAAGTAAAGTTAAAAGTGGATATACCGCTGAAATTGATCAATTAAAGCAAGATATAGCTAATGGTTTATTAGTCAAAGGAAATGGCGCTTATGAGAAAAAAGATTTTTCAAAAGCTTCAGTATTTTTTGAAAAATCTTATAGAGCCACAGAAAGAGATACAGTATTTCTTTATTATGCAGCAGCAACAGCAGTTAATGTTCAAGAATATGATAGAGCTTTAGGGCTTTATGAAGAACTTAAAAAGTTAGGATATACGGGTATTGCGACACAGTATTATGCAACAGATGTTAAGACACAAGAAGAGGAGGCATTTAGTAGTAAAAATGTCCGTGATATTTCTGTTAAGGCAAAAACGCATATTAAACCAACTGAGCGTATATCAGAGTCAAAAAAACCAGAGATTGTAAAAAATGTGGCTCTCATATATGTTAATAAAGGTGATAATGAAAAAGCAATTGCTGCAATGAAAGAAGCAAGAGCTGAAAGTCCTAATGATGTTAATTTAATATTATCTGAAGCGAATGTTCATTATAAAATGGGTAATACGGAAGAGTTTAAAAGACTATTAGAGAAAGCGACGCAGATGGATCCTACAAACCCAGAATTACAATATAATTTAGGAGTTATAGCTGCAGAATCTAAGCAGGTTGAAGAAGCAAAAACGTATTATGAAAAAGCCATAGAGTTAGATCCGGGATATATAAATGCATATATAAATTTGGCAGCTTTAGTTTTAAACAAAGAAGAAGCAATGATTGAAGAGATGAATGGTTTAGGAACTTCTAAAGCTGATAATAAACGCTATGATGTGTTAAGAGAACAGCGTCAAGATCTTTATAGAGAAGCGATCCCTTATTTAACTAAAGCGCTTGAGATTAACTCTAAGAGTATTAGTGCGGCAAAAACGTTGATGAACATTTATAGTATTCTTGGAGAAACTGATAAATATAAAAGTATGAAAGAAAAAGTTGCTATGCTTGAAGAAGAATAGTGCAAACTAACTTACATTACTTAATGTCTAGTCCTAAATAAGCGATACAGATTATAAAGGATTAAATTTATAAATTAAAGCTGAACAATGATGCCTCATTGTTCAGCTTTTTTGATTTGTATTGTTTTCTTTTGAGTTCGTTTTGTTAGTGCATCTTTTCAGGAGTTAACATATGATTTGATAAATGAGGCCTTTGATCATTATAAATATCAATTGCATCTTTGATCAGTTTCTTCTTTATATCCAGATCTTTAATACTTCTGGCTATATCAAATTCTTGTTTTAAAATCCCATTTACTCTTTCTGCGATTGCGTTTTCATAGGGGTCATATTTCTCAGTCATACTTGAACTTATATTATTACTCATCAATAGTTGTTGATACTCATTAGAACAGTATTGCAAACCTCTATCAGAGTGGTGTATTAGTGGTTGGTTTTTATACATTCTATTCCCTAATGCCATATTGAGAGCTTGCAATGAACCTTCCATACTTAGGCTATCAGATATATTATAACCTACTACTTTCTTGGAGTATGCATCTGTGATCAAGGCCAGGTAAGAAGGGTTGCTCCTAGTTCCTACGTAAGTTATATCACTAACCCACACAGATTCTGGTTTTTCTATCTCCATGGTACTTATCAGGTTTTTGTGTTTTCTGAACCGATGGTGCGAATCTGTAGTGATATGGTAACTTTTCTTTGGGGTTATAAGCATATGGTTAGCTCGTAATATTTTAAATAACTTATCTCTGCCTACCTTTAGAGCTGATAGTTCTTTTTTTAACAAATGGTACAGCTTTCTAGCTCCTAGCTTGGGCATGACATTGCGTATACCACGAACTAGGGCGATCACTTTTTGAACTATGGCTTGTCTTTGGGCTTTTGATTTTATAGCCCTATAATAAACCTGTCTGTCTACCCCGAGTAATTTACAGGTAGAAACTAATGTTTCTTTGTGTGCTTCTTTGTAGTATTCAATAACTCGGGTTTGTAATTTTTTCTGATTGGAATATCATATTCTTTCTCTGCCATATCAACAAGCATGTCAAAGATGATCACTTTCTTGTCAGCGCGTTCAGCCAAATGTTCTGCCCGAGCTTTTTGCTTTTCCAGCAGTTTGATTTTTGCTTCTAATTCAAGTATCTTTTGTTCCGGTGTTTTTGCCAAAGTAAAAGGGGATTGATCTTCCCAATCAAAGGTACCATATTTTTTCAACCAATTGGTTACCGTAGAGTCTCCTTGAATGCCATATTTAGCTTTGGCCTGGCTTTTTGTGAGATTGCCTTGTTCTATGTCTTCTACTAATTGAAGCTTGAAAGAAAGCGAATAATCTTTTTGGGTACGCTTTAAATACCCTTTGTTTTCCGATGTTTTCATTACACTAAGCTTTTAGTGTATCGCTATTTTAGGACGGGACATAATTGATATAAAAAAGGAGCAAATTTAATTTGCTCCTTTTTTTAGACTATTTTTTTTATGACTCGTAATTTATGCGTGTGCATTTTTTTGTCAACGTTATAAATACCTGAGTGGTCTAATCTATCAATTCTAACTTTGCCATGCGCATGTATGATGTAATTATCTTTCATGATAATACCTACATGCGTTATAATACCTTCGTTATTATCAAAAAAGGCTAAATCACCGGGTTCGCTTTCCTCAATAAAACTTAAGGCTTCTCCTTGAGTAGCTTGCTGTGATGCATCACGTAATAATTTATAACCGTTTAATTTATACACCATTTGAGTAAGGCCAGAGCAATCTATACCAAAAGGTGTTTTTCCACCCCAAAGATAAGGGGTGTTTAAATATAGAAATGCTGTTTGAACAATGTTGTCTTTTGCTTTTTTACCATCTATACAATTCCCCTCATACTTATGATTTAAATCGGATAAACCATTTAAGGTAGATCCTAATAAAATAGGATGTAACTGGTTATTATTATCTTCAATAAACTCTACTAAGTCTGCAGAGAGTTTAGAAGATTCTTTGGCTAAAGATTTATATGCTTTTTCTGTAATTTCTAGATATTGCTTATTGTCAATCCAACCTTCATAAGAATCAAATGCTAAACGAATTTTACTCCAGTTTTTACGTTGCTCCAAGATTTTAAAAATTTCACCATAAATTACTTGAGATACAAGTTCACTGGTATCTGCAGGCTCATCTCTAAGGGGAACAATGCTTAAATTACAAATTCCGTATTGCATAAAGTTATTATCTATTGACTATTACTATTGATTATTTATGCAATTATTGGTGGGGAATATCAGATTGCTGAATAAAAATTTTAAAAAGTATTTCATGTGTCTATATGTATTGTTTTTTATTTGTCATACTTCGACTGCGCTCAGCACAGGCGCCTAGCATCTATATAATCATTGTCCTTGGGTATCGAACTTTTTAGTTATAGATGTTTCATAATAAATAATAACAATAAAAAACATTTAATATTACTAGCGTTCTATAACAATTGCAGATGCACCACCACCACCATTACAAATGGCTGCTGCTCCAATTTTAGCATTGTTTTGTTCTAAAACATTTAATAATGTGATTATAATTCTTACGCCAGAGCAACCTAGTGGATGCCCTAATGATACGGCCCCACCATTAACATTTACATTGTTATCATTCAATCCGAGAATTTTCATATTAGCTAAGCCAACTACAGAGAAAGCTTCGTTGAATTCAAAATATTCTACATCACTAATTTTAATTCCGGCTTTATTTAAAGCTTTTGGTAGCGCTTTTGCCGGAGCTGTTGTAAACCATTCAGGTTCATGAGCTGCATCAGCATAACTTTTTATGGTTGCTAAGGGAGTTAATCCTAATTCACTAGCTTTTTCTTTACTCATTAAAATCATGGCGCCAGCTCCGTCATTAATGGTTGAGGCATTAGCGGCAGTTACAGTTCCTTCTTTGGTAAATGCAGCACGTAATTGCGGGATTTTATCCATTTTTACATTAGTAAACTCTTCATCTTTACTAACTATCATTGGTTCTCCGCGACGTTGCGGTACTTCAACAGGAATAACTTCATTGTCAAATTTCCCAGCACCCCATGCTGCTGCAGAACGATTATAAGATTGTATGGCAAAATCATCTTGTTCCTCTCTTGAGAATTTATATTCCGTTGCACAAGCATCAGCACAAACACCCATAGCATTTTGATCGTAAGCATCTACCAGACCATCTTTCTGCATACCGTCAATTAATGATGCAGGTCCAAATTTGTTACCAGTTCGAGCATGTAAATAATGAGGAATTAAACTCATGTTTTCCATCCCGCCGGCGACAACAATATCTGCGTCACCAAGAGCAATGGTTTGAGCGGCTTGCATAACTGCTTTCATTCCAGATGCACACACTTTATTTATAGTGGTACACGGAACAGTATTTGGTATTCCAGCATAAATAGCAGCTTGTCTTGCAGGAGCTTGCCCTGTTCCAGCTTGTACAACATTACCCATTAAAACTTCTTCAACTAATTCTGGATTTAAATCTATTTTACTTAAGGCTCCTTTAATAGCAATAGCTCCAAGTTTTGGAGCAGGAATAGTGGACAGAGCGCCTAAAAAACTACCTATAGGAGTTCTTGCAGCCGATACAATAACTACTTCTTTATTCATTAATTTAATGCTTTAGTTTGTACTTGCGAAAATAACGATTTTTTAGTAGAAATTTGACTGATTCATTTATGAACTCATCTTGACTTTTTCTATTTCCTGAAAAACAATTAAAATTCGCCCATATTTCATTATTTTTTTATACCTAACGATGCTATACCTTTTTAAAATTGTTTCATCTGAACAAATTTCATCTCATTTTCGGTTAAAAACAAAAAGTCAAGATGAGTTCATTATAAAAATGGTGAAAGCTTATAATTTTATTACATTTGAAACCATTAAGCTTTTTGATGAAAGATTTTATAAATAAATTGTATAGAAATCATTCCTTAATTTATAAGGGATTATTGTTTATAGCTACCACTTTTTTAATTGTGTATTTATTCCCTAAAGGAGGAAAGTTTAAATATAATTTTGAAAAAGGTAAACCTTGGCAATCGGAAAATTTATATGCGCCTTTTGATTTTGCTATAAAAAAAAACGAAGAAGAGGTTACTGCTGAAAAAGATGCGTTAGTCAAGAATTCAATACTGTATTTTAATTTAGATAATACTATTGAAACTAAAGTAAAATCTTTGTATAAAAATCAGTTTAAAAATACGTTTTCAGATTCTATCTCCAGGACTATATTCAATAAGTTATACAAGGCTGGAGAAATGATTATCGCAGAACTGTATTTATTTGGAGTTTTAAGTGAAAATTATAATTTTTCAAACGATAAGGCTATAGTAGTACTTGATGGAAGGGTTAAAAAACAAGATGGTTTCTTTTCACATTTGGTTAAACAAGATGCTGTTTCAAAAGTCATTGATAATGCTTTAAGCAAGCAAGGATTGATCCATTATAAAACAGATTTCACTTCTTTGTTTTTTGATTTAATAGAACCCAATTTAACATTTGATAAATCGTTTACAGATAAAGCATTACAAGAAGAAATTGGTAAAATAGCTTATGCTAGAGGGAGTATTGCAAAAGAAACCTTAATCGTTTCAAAAGGCGAAGTTGTTGAAGGAGATAAATACCAGATTTTAAAATCTTTACAGTCTGAATACGAATCGCAAGTTTGGAGTGAGTCAAACTATATATGGGTGCTATTTGCATACACATTATTGGTTGCTTTGGCTTTATTGATGTTGCTTTTGTTCTTACGAAAGTATAGAATGACTGTATTTGAAAATAATACAAAAGTCACTTTCATTTTCTTTAATATTTCTTTATTGATATTTATTACAACCTTGGTAGTAAATTATGATTCCAAGTATATTTATATCGTTCCAATTTGTATTTTACCCTTAGTGTTTAAGGCTTTTTTTGATGCTAGATTGGGGTTGTTTGCACATGTGCTTACAGTATTGCTAATAGGTTTTATTGTGCCGAATAGTTACGAGTATATGTTTCTACAAATTATTGCAGGAATTGTAACTATACTAACTGTTTCAGAATTATATAAAAGAGTTAATTTATTTATTTCAGTAGGCCAAATAACACTTATTTATATTATAGCTTATTTCGCATTTTTTGTTATTCATGAAGGAAGCGTAAAAACTATAAAATGGGAAACATTTATGTGGTTTATTTTGAGTGGGTTAGCCACGCTGTTTGTACAACCTTTAATATACGTTTATGAAAAGCTTTTTGGTTTGGTTTCGGATGTATCACTTTTAGAACTATCTGATACTAATTCAAAATTACTTAAAGAGTTGTCTAATAAAGCACCAGGAACATTCCATCATTCTTTAAATGTAGCAAATCTAGCCGAAGCTTCAGCAAATGAAATTAGGGCGAATGCTATGTTGGTTAGAGTAGGGGCTTTGTATCATGATATAGGTAAAATGAAAAACCCTACTTATTTTACCGAAAATCAATCAACAGGAATTAACCCACATGATGAATTATCATCAAAGGAGAGTGCTCGAATCATTACAGACCATGTTATAAATGGTATTGAGATTGCTAGAAAAAATAATTTACCGGATAGGGTTATAGATTTTATACGTACACACCATGGTACCAGTGTTGTTTATTATTTTTATATGCAAGAAAAAAAGGATTTTGAAGAAGTTGACAAGTTAGATTTTAGTTATCCCGGACCCAAACCATTTAGTAAGGAAACAGCTATATTAATGATGTGTGATAGTATTGAAGCTGCTTCGAAGAGTTTAAAAGAGCCTACATCTACAAAGATTGATGCGTTTGTTGAAAATATAATAAATAAACAAATTGAGGATGGTCAATTTTTGAATGCAAATATTACATTTAAAGAGATTGAATCTATAAAAAAGGTGCTAAAACACAAGTTAGCAAATATTTACCATTTACGTATTGAATATCCAGAATAAAAATTATAAAAAAATAAATAAAATAGTTGTGTTATATCTAAGTATCTAGTACATTTGCAACCGCAATTTTATTGCAAAGTTCATAATATAATTGGAGAGGTGCCTGAGTGGCCGAAAGGAGCGGTTTGCTAAATCGTCGTAGCTAGAAATAGTTACCCAGGGTTCGAATCCCTGTCTCTCCGCTTTTTTTAAGATAACCAATTCGGGGTGTAGCGTAGCCCGGTTATCGCGCCGCGTTTGGGACGCGGAGGTCGCAGGTTCGAATCCTGCCACCCCGACAAACCTAGTAATAGGTCACAACAAAACACTGTTAATCGTATGATTAACAGTGTTTTTTGTTTTTACACATTTTATTTG
The Flavivirga spongiicola genome window above contains:
- a CDS encoding HD family phosphohydrolase, with protein sequence MKDFINKLYRNHSLIYKGLLFIATTFLIVYLFPKGGKFKYNFEKGKPWQSENLYAPFDFAIKKNEEEVTAEKDALVKNSILYFNLDNTIETKVKSLYKNQFKNTFSDSISRTIFNKLYKAGEMIIAELYLFGVLSENYNFSNDKAIVVLDGRVKKQDGFFSHLVKQDAVSKVIDNALSKQGLIHYKTDFTSLFFDLIEPNLTFDKSFTDKALQEEIGKIAYARGSIAKETLIVSKGEVVEGDKYQILKSLQSEYESQVWSESNYIWVLFAYTLLVALALLMLLLFLRKYRMTVFENNTKVTFIFFNISLLIFITTLVVNYDSKYIYIVPICILPLVFKAFFDARLGLFAHVLTVLLIGFIVPNSYEYMFLQIIAGIVTILTVSELYKRVNLFISVGQITLIYIIAYFAFFVIHEGSVKTIKWETFMWFILSGLATLFVQPLIYVYEKLFGLVSDVSLLELSDTNSKLLKELSNKAPGTFHHSLNVANLAEASANEIRANAMLVRVGALYHDIGKMKNPTYFTENQSTGINPHDELSSKESARIITDHVINGIEIARKNNLPDRVIDFIRTHHGTSVVYYFYMQEKKDFEEVDKLDFSYPGPKPFSKETAILMMCDSIEAASKSLKEPTSTKIDAFVENIINKQIEDGQFLNANITFKEIESIKKVLKHKLANIYHLRIEYPE
- a CDS encoding IS3 family transposase, which produces MEYYKEAHKETLVSTCKLLGVDRQVYYRAIKSKAQRQAIVQKVIALVRGIRNVMPKLGARKLYHLLKKELSALKVGRDKLFKILRANHMLITPKKSYHITTDSHHRFRKHKNLISTMEIEKPESVWVSDITYVGTRSNPSYLALITDAYSKKVVGYNISDSLSMEGSLQALNMALGNRMYKNQPLIHHSDRGLQYCSNEYQQLLMSNNISSSMTEKYDPYENAIAERVNGILKQEFDIARSIKDLDIKKKLIKDAIDIYNDQRPHLSNHMLTPEKMH
- a CDS encoding C40 family peptidase, translating into MQYGICNLSIVPLRDEPADTSELVSQVIYGEIFKILEQRKNWSKIRLAFDSYEGWIDNKQYLEITEKAYKSLAKESSKLSADLVEFIEDNNNQLHPILLGSTLNGLSDLNHKYEGNCIDGKKAKDNIVQTAFLYLNTPYLWGGKTPFGIDCSGLTQMVYKLNGYKLLRDASQQATQGEALSFIEESEPGDLAFFDNNEGIITHVGIIMKDNYIIHAHGKVRIDRLDHSGIYNVDKKMHTHKLRVIKKIV
- a CDS encoding acetyl-CoA C-acyltransferase, whose protein sequence is MNKEVVIVSAARTPIGSFLGALSTIPAPKLGAIAIKGALSKIDLNPELVEEVLMGNVVQAGTGQAPARQAAIYAGIPNTVPCTTINKVCASGMKAVMQAAQTIALGDADIVVAGGMENMSLIPHYLHARTGNKFGPASLIDGMQKDGLVDAYDQNAMGVCADACATEYKFSREEQDDFAIQSYNRSAAAWGAGKFDNEVIPVEVPQRRGEPMIVSKDEEFTNVKMDKIPQLRAAFTKEGTVTAANASTINDGAGAMILMSKEKASELGLTPLATIKSYADAAHEPEWFTTAPAKALPKALNKAGIKISDVEYFEFNEAFSVVGLANMKILGLNDNNVNVNGGAVSLGHPLGCSGVRIIITLLNVLEQNNAKIGAAAICNGGGGASAIVIER
- a CDS encoding tetratricopeptide repeat protein gives rise to the protein MRKQLIIALTFSVSVFAFAQKKELKTAERAIKGTKYAEAKTALKQAEALMSNMDDKAKSKFYFLNGEALYAGGAGSIADIDAALVNLSKVKSGYTAEIDQLKQDIANGLLVKGNGAYEKKDFSKASVFFEKSYRATERDTVFLYYAAATAVNVQEYDRALGLYEELKKLGYTGIATQYYATDVKTQEEEAFSSKNVRDISVKAKTHIKPTERISESKKPEIVKNVALIYVNKGDNEKAIAAMKEARAESPNDVNLILSEANVHYKMGNTEEFKRLLEKATQMDPTNPELQYNLGVIAAESKQVEEAKTYYEKAIELDPGYINAYINLAALVLNKEEAMIEEMNGLGTSKADNKRYDVLREQRQDLYREAIPYLTKALEINSKSISAAKTLMNIYSILGETDKYKSMKEKVAMLEEE
- the gyrA gene encoding DNA gyrase subunit A, with translation MTEGEKLIPINIEDEMKSAYIDYSMSVIVSRALPDVRDGLKPVHRRVLYGMHELGVRANTAHKKSARIVGEVLGKYHPHGDTSVYDAMVRMAQEWSLRYMLVDGQGNFGSIDGDSPAAMRYTEARMRKISEDMLADIDKETVDHKLNFDDTLQEPTVLPTRIPGLLVNGASGIAVGMATNMPPHNLTEVVNGTIAYIENNDIEIDELITHIKAPDFPTGGTIYGYDGVKEAFHTGRGRIMMRAKTNIEEVNGRECIIVDEIPYQVNKADMIKKTADLVNDKKLEGISTIRDESDRNGMRIVYVLKRDAIPNIVLNKLFKYTALQSSFSVNNIALVNGRPQLLNLKELIHYFVEHRHEVVVRRTTYELRKAEERAHILEGLIIASDNIDEVIAIIRASSNADEARENLIKRFELSEIQAKAIVEMRLRQLTGLEQDKLRSEYEAIMETITDLKDILDKKERRMDIIKEELEVVRDKYGDERRSIIEYAGGDLSIEDMIPDEKVVITISHAGYIKRTSLTEYKTQNRGGVGQKASTTRNEDFLEHLFVGTNHQYMLFFTQKGKCFWMRVYEIPEGSKTSKGRAIQNLINIEQDDKVMAFICTQDLKDEDYINSHYVIMATKNGQVKKTSLEQYSRPRTNGINAITIKEDDVLLEARLTTGTSQVMLALKSGKAIRFEEAKTRPMGRGASGVRGIRLANDKDEVIGMVTIENPQEESVLVVSENGYGKRTYIDDPEDGEPVYRITNRGGKGVKTISITEKTGNLVAIKSVTDNDDLMIINKSGIAIRMVIANLRVMGRATQGVKLINLKGNDSIAAVAKVMHDEDEVEVEDSETIENTDNLEDGTTLDNNDDDNNTEN